In the Phyllopteryx taeniolatus isolate TA_2022b chromosome 1, UOR_Ptae_1.2, whole genome shotgun sequence genome, CCATTTACgctgctgccttgagatacgatcGTCAtccgttccgtgaccacgcttgtaacgcCAAACGTCTGTCTGCATGTCAAATCAcctttccccgttgaaatgatCGGAAAAGCCATCGATAAGTtccagtctcacacacacacacacacaaaaaaacgttttcatgagaagaaaaagagcgcctccaactcccggagaccaATTCCtcgtgtggttttttttgggggggggggggacatacttggcaaataaagaggattctgattctgattctacaATATTATAGTCCATCAAATCCTAACCCCGAAATCGACTTTAATAAAAGCACGAAACAATGCGTATTGTGccgctcattctggtgtgcgcacGGAAAAGATTCCgcgctccatccatccatcgcagGTGACAAACTCCGAGAACCGGCCCATCGCACAAAACGAGTCCAACGTCTCGACTTCATGTTCAATAGGTTCGTTCTTGTCATGCACATTTTCGTCACTTTTAACGGATATTGCAAACATCTCCCCGTGAATGAATCtcataaaaatgaaatcaatccTACTTTGCGGGTTTTCACCTTTCCCCATTAACTGCGAAAAACGAGAAGTATTCGTTGACTTGCATATCAATGTAAGTggtatcccattctaaatccatagggtttaatctGATGTTGGTCAACATTTTGCAGCTGTAAcggcttcaactcttgtgggaaggccttcgacaaggtttaggagtgagctttttttttgtctgattgGGACTAGAAGGCTTgcctcactgtccactcaaaatcaacccaaaggtgttctatcgggttgaggggaGGACTCTGtccaggccagtcaagttcatccgtGTCTTTagggaccttgctttgtgcaccgctgcacagacatgttggaacaggaagggataATCCCCAAACGGTtggactgtccaaaatctcctTTCCTTTCTCTGGCACTCAGGAGATCATattttgtgggaacagtttctCCTGTtacaacatgactgtgcaccagtgcacaaatcaaggttcataaagacacggagagtttgatgtggatgaacttgactggcctccacaagcctgacctcaaccctttAGAAcaattttggatgaattagcgTGTAGaatgagagccaggccttctcatccaacagcACTGTGTCACCTCACAAGTGTGCTTCTGGAAAAGTGGTCATTAATCCCCATCAACACACTTCTAAACCTCGTGGTAAGCCTTTCCAGAAGACTTAAGATGTTACAATTGCAGAGGGTTTAAACCCGAAGGATTAAGAATGTGACGTCACTAAAATTCATCATCTGAGTCACGGTAGGTGTTTTTGGGCCACGAGTTTGCGCCCGCAAgtcaaaacaatgaaaacaaacgcAAGTgggagtcactcgtatctcaaggcaccaccgcgCTGTATTATTACAGGAGTTTGAGAGAACAGAGTGGGCCACTTCTAACCCACGGGCCGTACTTTGCCCACTTGCTGCTTTCAAACCATTCATCATCAATGATTCATTCCGTCTGTGGCATTCGGCACGATTAGATCTTGAATTTATACACCTAATTGACACGAGTGTCAAATGTAAATACTTGGCGACAATGACGACGTGTTCTCCCGCATGTAGCGTTCATGTCCCGTGGGTGGAATTGAGCACTTTTCAAGTTACGATGAGCCACCTTTTAAAGCAAAGAATATTCGGACAAACCTTTGCTGACATCGTTCTTTGTTTTGCTCTATTTGAAATGTCCACccggccatccatccattttctgtcgcgcttctcctcacgcgggtcgcgggcgtgttggagccggcggggtacaccccgaatgcactcacattcacacctacgggcaatttagagtcttcaatgaacctcgcacgcatgtttttgggatgtgggaggaaagcggagtgcccggagaagagccacgcaggcgcggggagaacatgcaaagtccacacaggcggggggccgggatttgaaccccggtccccccGGAACCGTGAGGCAGGTGGGCCAACCGGTCCCCGACCGTGCCACCTGAAATGTGCCACCGTGCTATGTTAAATACATTGACCACGCAGTAAcaaacaagtcatttttaatCATCAGGACAGAAAATAGTTCAAACATACTCAATTTGTATCATTTCATAAAAGCTGGAAAAGCCATCTGACAAGAGACACAAGAAGCAATATTGGAGGTGGTCTAGTAAAATCACAAAGGCACCCTCTATAAAACAGTTACGTCCTCAACTTTATGCCAAAACATGACTTGAATATATTAGAAGGCTTTCGGCTCATTATAAAACCAAGTCACTTAGGAAATAGGTTAGCAAAGTAGGAGAGTAAGTCGAGAGCAAGGacgcgtcgtcgtcgtcactgttaGTGCACAAATGTAAGGCCAACGTTTAACTACATTGAGTTTTGACAGTACACTTTAAATCCCAAACATGGTTCTCTTTCGATCACTAAAAGTAACTATGATGATGCGgtgaaacaacttttttttttgttttgttttttggagagCAGGATTTCCAAACATGGCGACTCCCGCCATGTTTCAGCTTTCAGAGAGGACTCGGAATGTTGGCAGGGTCCACGAACAGACAGGTCTTCATGCcatgaaagaaaacaataaacaaagaaGGATTCATTTAGCCATTTGGGAGTCACACGAGAAAGCTTCAAATGCAAAAACAGATTATGTTCTGTGGGATGGCTGCTCCAAAAAGTTGGGCTCAGAAGTTGAAAAATGTGTATCCCGTGTCCCATTCTTGAAAAAAACGAGTGATcaggcaaaaaatatatattttgctcttaatgggattcaaattaaacggagCACTTGAGATAAGCGTTAAAtgtgttctgtgaccacactcgtaactcaaaacatctttcctattgaaatgaaaacattccAGCCTCCtctccaaacattttttttttactattctaTTGTGCtgtagaaaaatacaaatacatcgTGATCAaagcaaatgtaaacatttgtaaAGTTACTGGCAACTTTTGGGGGGACATTGCGCATGTGCGCATAAcacttagatttttgcatagtttcccaatTTTAacgtttaagatcatcaaacaaatgtaaacatcagaaaaataacccaagtgaacttaaaatgctgtttttttttgttttttttttaacgctttTTATTGATGAAGGGAAAACAACTTCTCAAAGTTACCTGGGCTCgcgtgaaaaagtaattaccccacTTGTGAAATCATGAATTAGTGGTGGTTAATCCCAATTGTTGCTGGATGACCTGCAGACCCGTTCAATAaagaaatcacttcaacagaATCGGTTTATCTataaaagctgcaacaaaatgacaccatcCCTAGAAATTCCAAAACAGTCGAGAAGTCAAGTAATTGAAAAGGGTTCCAAAAGCCATTTCCCAAGCTTGAGGATTCCAGCGAGCCATTTTACTcacgtggagaaaaaaacatggaacagtggtgaacattCCCTGGAGTGGCCAGTCTccaaagagaacagcaatgatgCATCCAGGAGGACTTGGAAAGAACTGCTGGCCTCCCTTGCTTCAGTTAAAGTCCGTGTGcaggacacaacaataaggaagagagaCGGGGCAAAAATGGCAAGAACCACGGccgagaaaaaaagaacaaaggctctTCCTCATTttggggaagaagaaaaaaaacaaaacaaaaaacacatctgaatgattcccaaaacTTTCGGGAGAATATCATACAGACCGACGAGATGAAAGTTTCGTTTTTGGGGaaggtgtgtctcgttacagctagcgtaaatgtagcatagcatttcagaaaaagaacgtGATTGACGGAACCACGCTcttgaacaaaaacaatgttcggccgtcagtttgtgacctcaggcTGAGGCGCGCTTCAGGAGTGGGCCGAAATATCTCCACGGAGATGTCAAAGACttctgttgttgctgctgaggaggaggatggcccaaccagttcttcGCTTTATTTTTGCCCCACACGGGGCCAGATAACTTTGAATAGTAACTTTCAtaactttgaatatttccaTTGATTTGATGACCATCTTAAACattgaaactatgcaaaaataagaatttgaggagaaggggaccaatactttttcatggcactgacCAGTGACCACTGTGCACGAGAGACTTCTAGTGCTCACTGCTGCTCAGCGCTTGCTTGGAATAGGGGTTCTATCAAAAGGCCACTCACCTGGCCCGGAGCCCGGAGCCCGGAGCCCggatttgtgtgcgtgtgtgcgtgtgtctgtgtggcgGTTCTTAGAGAAGTGTGCAGCCCTTCTTCTTTTTTGGCTTCCTTTCCATCGGTGCTTTTCTGTTGATTTGTCGCACCAGGTCATAGAAAATCTGCAAGCATACAAAGTTCATCTCTTGGGCCACTAGCACAACGCTTCTGCACGGCAGGCAAACTTACTTCATTCACATTGATCTTTGACTTCGCCGACGTCTCTAAAAAGGCGACATTACTCCACTGACGGGCCAAGTTCCGACCCTGCTCCTTGCCCACCACACGCTCGTCCTCCAGGTCACACTTATTTCCCACCAGGATCATGGGGACCTGCTTAACCAATGGCAAAGTTGCCTTTAGTGTCATTCGGGATTTCAAAAGTCAAACCGATATAATTAGCgatccacagacacacacgacCATTCATTCGTCAAACACTGCCAGCACGCGCTCAATCCTCTCACTGTATCCACGCACAGTGAGAGGCAGCGGACATTTGCAAGCCAGCGCAAATGCGCCTATCCGCGCTCCCAAAATACAGCGTCAACTCACGCGGGGCTTATCGGCCTTACGAGTCATGTACATATTTTCtgatgtgaaaacaaaaacgCAGAAAACATGGTTTTGAGTCAAGACGCGCTACTTGCGGAGGCGGGCCTTACGTGCAATTAGGGCCGAGCGCAAAATCCATTTCCATTGAGCGGCTTCCGTCTTTGCCGATGCGCGCCGCCTGCACTAAAGACATGGCCGCGGACAGCATTGCCAGGTTAGAGGCTTTCACCCGGACATGaatagtccatccattttgtgcaaCGTTACAGAAATATGCAAGATTGgtaaattgttgaacatttcaaatgttcatCTGTAAAGGCTGAGCTTTACATAttctgtaggtttttttttgaagaaggaAGCACAGTTGATCAAAGTAATCATTTGAAAGCgtgtttggtatcaggagaaatcaAGCAAATCCCGCAAGGGGAAATACCGGCTTTGATTAGGAAGGTCATTGTTATTTGCTTTTCATCgaagcatgggggggggggataactCTTCCAATTGGTAATCCACAAAGATTGTATTTTAAGGCCACATTTACAATATGCTGAACATTTTTTACACTGAGCAGTCATATCTTTGTGACGAATATGAAGAAAGAGCGCTGAAGTGCTTTTACAAACACCAAACTTGAATGGAAAACAACTGGAACTGTGGCGGTGGACGGACTGCTTTGAATCCATCGGAAAAGGGGTCACGATGTGAAcgtacagcggtaccttgacttgccaCGGAGTTTTGTGACCTACAATTGCGCGTCAGCGAACCTCACAAAATCAGCTGGAGCGGTTACCCCGTGGTGCAAGTTACAGAATGTGTTGGCTTTCGTGC is a window encoding:
- the rap1aa gene encoding RAP1A, member of RAS oncogene family a isoform X2 — encoded protein: MREYKLVVLGSGGVGKSALQVEVDGQQCMLEILDTAGTEQFTAMRDLYMKNGQGFALVYSITAQSTFNDLQDLREQILRVKDTEDVPMILVGNKCDLEDERVVGKEQGRNLARQWSNVAFLETSAKSKINVNEKSTDGKEAKKEEGLHTSLRTATQTHAHTHTNPGSGLRAPGQTCLFVDPANIPSPL